The region CTGTAAATGTCATTTCTATATCCAGAAATAAATATGCattggtgatggtggatgactactcaagatacacttgggtggaatttatgcattcaaaggatgaaactcaACACATCATAAATGAACATATAAAGAAAGTTGAGAAGCAGGCTGAGGATCAAAATTGTGTTAAAAGATTGAGAAGTCATAATGACACAGAATTCAGGATTGTAGGTTTAtgtgaattctgcaaagacacGGGCATtattcaagagttctcagctgcaagaacaCCTTAGCAAAATGGTGTGactgaaaggaaaaatagaactctagttgaaggtgcaagaacaatgctgcaagatgccaattttcCAACAAGTTTTTcggaagaagctgttaacactgcatgatatactcaaaacatatatctaatcaaccaaaacctaggcatgtcaccctactcaattttttcaaaaataaaatcctactgtaaagcatctgcatgtgtttggaagaaaATGTTTTGTGctcaaagacaactctgaatatgctggaaaatttgactctaaagaATTTAAAgttatttttctgggatattcattggaaagaattGCTTACAGAGTTTATGTGTTAGAGCAAAAGAAGATTATtgaaagcacatatgtgacctttgatgatgacaagtgtccatgattcgaatgccttgatgaaaatgaagctgaagccctaaaatttgaaaaaatcTAAGCATTGgcagtgattctgaagatgaagttGAGATCAACACAAACAACAGgatggatgaagaatcaagtGAACCAGTGAATTATGATGATGAGAATTCATCTCAAAGTAGAAacacacctgaatttgatggcacaaactcggGGAAAAAATGacagttctgcaagtcatgccaataatgaagaaaatgcagaCAATTCTAGACAACAAGATTACACCATaaaatgggatatgagtcacacaagagatgcgATAATTGGTGAATtaaatgctggagtgaggactaggaGTGCCACTACAAATAAATGCTTGCATGCTTTCTTTCTCAAATtaagcctaagaaaactgaggaagctaTACCTGGTCCTAATTGGATAACTGCcatcactacgccataagtgctcAAATGCTATGCTCTTCTGTTATTGCCTTATGTCAATAAAGCATTGCATTTTCAATAATGCAACACCAAGGGGCGTTACATCTGCGGCCATTGCATTAGAGGCCTAATGCAACACTTTTTGGGGGTCTATAGCAACACCAATAAGCATTGCCTAATAGATGTAATGCAACAGTATATACATCAAATGCAACACCAAAAAGCGTTGGCTCTGATATAAGCTGGATGTAAGAATCCATGTGTGGGGCCCACATTAAGGCCACATCAGCATGTGACACATGGATGCTATATCAGCATGTGACACGGGGATGCCACGTCAGCAGTGGGCCCCACACATGGAGTCTATTAGGCAATGCTTATTAAAATTACTATTACTTTATAATACAACACCCAAATATCAAATGCAACGCTTTAATTAAAATTTTTGCAAGATAATATTTCATAATTATAGAAGCCCATGAAAATTATCCTAATAACCATTAAACAATTTCTACCAGCCATCCAAAATATCATCCAACCACCCCATTACAAGTTCCATCCACAAAATACATCCAACAACCCCAACATAATACTAACTACTAAATTCATTACAAGTTCTTCGATGTGCCAAAAAGATACTATTAAAATTATAGCTAGAGCTATTACAATTGGTGGAGCATCAAATGCCCTTGGTGTAGGGTTCAACGACAGAAGTTGAAACCTGTGGTGATGGGTAGACAGTAAACCCAAGTTTGGACTTCTTCCCATAGTCAAGAGACAGCCGCTCCAAAAGCAGGGATCCAAGACCGGATCCAGTACCACCACCAACAGTTTTGTTACTCGGCATCTAACCATCAGGCTGGACAAATAAACAGGGAAAACAGTTTTGTCACTCGGTATCTATACAATGATCTAAATGACAATAAGCATCACCACAATGTACACACATATATATGCTCATATCAACAAATtcaatttattaaatttaaatcaTTTGAATCATTCTTGGACCATTGTCCAAAAAACTTGGACCAATAGTTAACTTCAGAGACATATGCTTTAAAACCCTTGCAACCCGGTGTAGTTGTCAGCAAATTTTCTGATGCGGTCCAAGCAGAGATCAACAATTTCTTTTCCAACTGAAATAATAGACAAACAAATTTCAAAATGCAATACTAACCGATACAGATGAGAATTTGAAACTTATGTAAAGTAACAGTAATTACTTGTGTAATGCCCACGAGCAAAGTTGTTAGCAGCATCCTCTTTGCCAGTGATCAACTGTTCAGGGTGAAGAGCTGACGGTAAGTTCCAGTCCTGATCTCATCAATGATAGTGGGTTCCAGATCAACAAAGACAGCACGTGGGACAGGCTTTCCTGTACCAGTTTCGCTGAAAAAGGTGTTAAAGGAATTATCCCTGCCACCAACAGTTTTGTCACTCGGCATCTGACCATCAGGCTGGACAAACAAACAGGGAAAACAGGTAAAAACTCAAATAGTTACTATGAACCAATACGGGGaataaaatattatcaataaatcTACAGACGTACAATGTTTATAATTAGAAAATATCCAGTAAATGTCAAAACAGTAGCTAAATGAAGCAATGTGGCAGAGAATGAATTCAATTAAACAATCAAACAATAAGCAGATTGCACAGATcaaaaattttaattataaacttATAGAAACCAAATTCCGTAAACATAATTAACTTCAGAAACATATGCTTTAAAATGTACCTGAGTTCCAGCTGTAATCATTCTTGACTAAAACATGTCCATTTGGTCTAAAAGGTCCATTTTCAGAATATGCTCCAACACCAAGAGAAGACCAACCAGACCCTACCAAGAATTAACAATTACAATGTCACAGGGGACTAACGTGATATGCTCGATGTTAAAAGTATTTAAAAAGACTGAAAATAATAACGTAACTAATTGAGTTCAAACTAAAAAGTTCATAAGTAGAATATTGGcatacaaatacagaataccaTGGTTTCAACAAAGCAGCCCACTGTTTGCCCACACTTCCAGACCTGTGCTCCACATTATCTACACTCAAACCATGCTTCAGAGTCTGTAACTTCTCAGCCAGCTTAGACACTATCTGAGCATTAGGATTCTATAAATTCACATCTCCTTACTTCTCAATCAACATCTCATCCACACCATGGACCTCATTATCCACAGGAATGTTATCATTTTGCTTCTTTGAACCCTCCAAATTAGAAACAAAATCCTTATTAACTCCCAGAATAACTCCACCCAAACCATTGTTCAAATAATCAACTATCTGCTGAACAGGCATTTTGTCGAACACTACATGTGCATCATTCACAACAGACTGCTTCACACTAACAGGAACTTCCTTAGTATCTTCAGTCAATACAACCCCACATCCCTCCTGAATATTCATACAAACAACTTCTCCATCATCACTAATCAACCCATCTACCACCCCATCATTATTATTCGAATTCTCACCTTCATTCTGATACAGCGTATTCAAAACTGCAGAATCTTTAAACCCACCATTACCAGAATGATTAAAAACAACCTGCCCATCACGAATTGAACCTTCAACATCAGTATTctgatttgaatcttcaatattttTTCCATCCTTACCCACACCCTGAGAAACGAATTTCTCATCTTTCCTACCTGGGTTTAATCCAGACTTACCACTCCGATTTGAACGATTGGGACTCGTGGAGTGGCCCCCATCCTCAATCTTATTCCCACATGTTGCCACAGATCTATTCGCACCTTAACATAATGATGGTTGAAGCGCAGCAGAGAGATGTTGCGGCGAGATGTGAAAAAATGAAACCAAGAAGCACAACAGAGAGTGCGAGAAAGGTTTGGTTATAAGGATTAGGGTTTGTTTTATTGGGCCTTTATTTAGGGCCCTATTACGTACTGGGCTTAAAAATTACATGGACAAGTATTTGTAAATTAATTAATTTGTATTAGGATTGTCTTTTTATTGTCAGTATAATGTTAAGAATAATGAGTATTTTATAATATACTAACTTATATTTCGTggattattttttaaatttagaCTTAAaaaaactttttttaaaaaaacaataCTCTATCCATCACAAAATAATAGTTTTGTTTTGAGTTTTGTCAGTCAAATTGACCAAACTTTGACCAGAAATTACACATactttataattaataaattttaaaaaactaTATCATATACAAGTACAGAAGCTTCTAGAATAAGAGTACTCATCTGAAGAACTAAAAGGTATCATCGATAtaatctcaaaaataatttaatataattaaacGCTTAAATGAAAAACctatattttgattaaaaaatatatttttttttgatttttttagttttcaaattttataattttacaaaaaatcaaaatacgatttaaaattatataaaatgtatgtctaaatattttaaattaaataaaatattacatTTTATATTTTAAGGAAATAAATGACTAAAATGTTAAAGTTATTGTATTTGCTTTGATAACATATCTTTTTTAtaatctcaaaaataatttaatataatacaaCGCTTAAACGTGGTGTTGCACGTCACAACACTAATAATTTTATCAAAACAGTACATTTATGTTTAATGCAATGTTTTTTTACTAGTGTTGCAGAATACTAAGCAAAACCATACTTAACAGAACGCTTTTCTTGCAACACTCAAAAAAAGCATAGCATTTgagcacttatggcgtagtgcaTGTAAGAatagctaaatcaatttgaaagaaataaagtttaggaattagttcatgcaccaaagaacagaagcatcatttgaacaaaatgggtgtatacgaacaaaatggatgaaaatggaattgtgacaagaaataaagcaagactggttaccaagggctactcacaagaaaatggaattgactatgatgaaacttttgctccagttgtaaggcttgaattaataaaaaaaattcttgcatttgctacacattcgaattttaaggtgtatcaaatggatgtgaaaagtgcatttcttaatggtgaattagaagaagaagtctatgtacaacagccacctggctctgaagatcaaaaatttccaaactttgtttataAACTGTTGAAGGctctttatggattgaagcaaacacctagagtatggtatgagacactgtcagaatttttacTCAAACATGGATTCACAAGGGGGACAATTgataagactctattctacaagcagcatggtgatgacattatcctagttcaaatttatgtggataatatcatttttggttctataaatgtaaagctatgtcaaagattttcaagactcatgtagagtgaatatgagatgagcatgatgggagaattaagttactttcttggcctttaagttagccaaagaagtgatggaatctttatcaGTCAAACCAAGTATATCAAAGAtctgttgaagaaatttggaatggttgactgTTCACATACATCAACACAtatgtctacagctaccaagttggatgaagataagaaaggaaataGTGTAGACATCTCATGTTATAGAATGATTGGATCGTTGTTGTACTTAATTGCTAGTGGACCAGACATCATATTtacaacatgtctgtgtgctagatttcaatcAAATTCTAAAGAATCACATTTTATGGctgtcaaaaggattttcagatatttgaagcagacaacaaacttgggattatggtatcctaagggaacttaTTTTGAAGCTGCTAGAtatacagatgcagattttgctggatgcagggtagACAGAAAGAGTACAAGTAGAAGTTGTTaattccttggtcaaagacttgtatcttggtacagtaaGAAGCAACAATATATGTCAACTTCCATGGCTGGAGcagaatacatagctgctggaagttgttgtgctcaagtgttttggattagaaatctattaatggactatggcctagtattgcataaaattcctattatgtgtgacaatactaggGCCATATCTATTATttctaatccagttaatcattccagaaataagcatattgatgtaaggtaccacaaatggtactattgagcttatttttgttccaatggaaaaataattagatgatattttcactaaacctttggatgaagcaactttcactagacttgtatatgaaattggtatgttaaattgTTCATCCTAAAgtcaagaactcagctaatatgttgtagcagattaatttctgataaatcaaaactaatttgatttaattagaaattaactggaatgtgatttataaatatttcataattctctgtatatttatttttcaaaatttcaaatttaacttggaatttttctaattctaagaAAAGCTATCTAATGGTCaattcacatattttatatatgaaattaatataagacaaaTATTAGTAAAAATCAAGAgcatgtagagaactgagttctcgataagtctaaatgacttgtcgataagccATTTTGTGACTTCTCGATGGAGTTCTTGATAAGTATCTTTTATGACTTCTTGATggatatctcgataagtcattctatgACTTCTTGACAAGCATTGTAGAGATCTcaatatacatataaatatggagttctctacaagtacaatttttagacttatcaataactcagaactaaaattatttaattcaataaattatttcagtaacgtacttttgatataaaaatcaaatataattttatattgatttattcaatataaattggaataattcagtccaattaggacaaactgggttatttgtacaacatctcgataagtcactatctagttaTCGATTAGAGTCAGGATAGTGACATCTCGACATGAGTTTTCTaattcacgtgacttctcgataaggAAATAATAACTGTTTATTCcttacttctcgacaagtcagATCTCTggcctataaatacccagacatctcgacataacccctctttacgctttcgagatctcaattgacctaattTTTGTAAATTTACACTGCTCTCACTTGTTTCAAGTTGTTTCTTTCTCTAAATACTTTCCCACTCAAACTCAAACACTTTTAATGGGTGCCAACAACGTTAGAGTTGTTATCCCCAGGGATGGAACCAACTACTTGGCATTTTTGGATGCAAATCAAGCACCTGATACTTTCACTTGCTTTGTCAAATTTCTTTCTGAATCCTATCTCGCGGGAGCTTTGACtgctaatcatgtgttgtatttAGATGTGCTTAACGAATTTTGGAACTCAGTTGTTGTAAACACAATTGTCCATGAGAATCAAGCAGTCTCATTGGTGTTTAACTGCACAATTCAAAATGTTCATGTAGAGTTCAATACTGATGATGTCAACCAGGCCTTGGGTATCTTCACGGACAACATTGTGGAGGCTCCAACAACACACGAGTTGGACGAGTTTATGGATTTCATAAACTACAGTGAAAAGGTTGATATGGCCAGGCTGAATAAGAAGAATCTAAGAAGAGAATGGTCCTTCATCTTTGACTCTATCATTAGAGCATTCACATGCAGAAAGACTGGCTATGACAATATATCAAGTGTAGTGCAGAAGTTGGTGCATTCTATATCATACAAAAAGCACCTCAATGTTGGCatgttgatcctggaagaactcaaCACAAGGCTGATCATGCCTTTGGTAagtagaggtaaagaaattttcttccctaggtttataatgtccactttaaatcataaaataGCTGACATTCATATGCTTGAAAGAATAGATGGAAATCAAACAGGAAATTATAAATATGTGTCAAAAATCTTATTTGGTTTACTAATTACAAAGAATCAGGTAAAGGTAGCTCCAAATGTCACTGACttcatgttggagagatttagaacttacccttacccaatgcctgataTGAGATCAAGCCGGTACGGAGGAGGCGTGTACTGGCACCAAGAACGGACCTTTTCCCCCCTCTCTCACCTTTAGCTTCCAGGGTTTTAtttttttatctaataaaaatgtaaccctaattttagccttaaggatCTTTATATAGAGAAGCCAAAAACAGTCTTAACCCTAatccaagttagagtttattaaaatcttaaattctatttatttaataattaagtctAACTCAATTATCAAATAACAATTGAAATTCggatttaataatatacaaattcGAAATTTATTTATCCCGTTAGTtaaatccaacttaattaataataaataatttgaatATTCTATTAAATtcaaatccgaatttaaattaaatattcctccaagctttctttgtgcgaccctataggttattattacgttggcaataatttaaatatctcatacttaaattataaatattaataatccaaatgtcataAACAAAATATAATAGTCTCTAGGGCACATACACTAATAGTGGATCCTAGTCAAATAACTTCGACTAGAGACCCTAAAATAGACCATGTATTCGACCAGAATTAAGATCGTATTCTAGGTCATGGATCCTAGTCGAATAACTTCGACCAGAGGCCCTAAAATAGACCATGTACTCGACCAGAATCGAGGTCGTATTCTTGGTCGTAAATCCTAGTTGAATAACTTCGACTAGTGGTCCTAAAATAGACCATGTATTCGACCAAGATTGAGGTCGTATTCCATGTCACGGATCCTGGTCGATTAACTTCGACTAGACTACTGAGAATGGACCATGATCTTAACCAGGATTGAGGTCAAATTACAGGTCGTGGATCTTTCGACTAAGGTGCAACAAATGACtaaaatttcgaccaggatcctagtcaaattCCAGGTCATGGATCTTGGTCACAACATTTTGACTAGGCTAAAGGAGTTGGCaaaaatttcgactaggatcctagtcaaaattttGATCATAATCCTGGTCGAAAATAGCAGAAAACTAAAAAAAGCCAGAAAATAGGAAAAATGGCAAAAAATATTCTGAGAAAATGCTTTCTAGTTATCTGCAATGGTAACACGAATAATGTGATAATTATATCTGGGGAGCTGAATAGACTACGGAGTTTAAATTTGTTCCGTTAAAAGGACAAGGAACCCTTTCTCAAAGAAATGTTTGATATTCTTATAAGAAAGCGTGATTCAAGCCTCGAAAAAAGGAAAAattgttgtaaatgtgtaggtcgctccacactttactTTGAAAACGGTACCCTGTACAGGCATATGGAATTTCAACTTCTACGAAATCTTATATGTTTTCCGAGAAGTTGGGGGGATAAAAATGATCCTTATTGCGTAATAAGTAAGCACATTAATTAGGCCCGATTTGGTCCAAAGATGAAGCCCGGTTATTAAGGCCCAACAATTAATGTCATTAATTGGACTCAAAGGGCCCACATATCAAGGATTTATTATTAAATTCGTAGGTCATGTGTCAGCCCAAGTTATGATTGAGAAAACAAGTTCAAATCAAAATCAAACTCTCAAAAGGGTAGTCCTCAAGCCATACCGTCCTATAAAGAAGCAAATCCCTACATTCTAGGCCTCCAAAGTCTATTCTAAATCTGAGATTTGCCCACCAAGTCTCTTAGCCCTAATCCAATTCATGGAATCCCATacctatataaggggcctcaccccaaaaattaaaactacattttttgacttgatcattggctTAGAGCAAGGTtcgtaggcatcttgtgaaggcagattaagtcacgaagcacgagagcagtcaaatagagccttgagctcacgaaccctagtaataaatataccctagtttttttACTCAtaacactaatatatatatatattgacattcatacagttggatcattgaaaaatatttttaaaataatcgaaacaccaattaaGAACTAaatactagttagttgtactagtcaaactgatgcttgactgttaaaatggcaaccaaataaaattattatgaTATGAAACCTTGGCtatatcacttatatatatatatatttacatccatatggttggatcgatgaaaaatatttttttaaaaatcaaaacaccaattcagaaTTAAACACAAGTTAGCTGTACTATtcaaactaatgcttgactgctaaaatggcaaaccaaataaaattattttgatatgaaactttaattacatcaataatatatatctattgatattcatatggttggatcgatgaaatatatttttaaaaaaatcaaaataccaattcaggactaaacact is a window of Apium graveolens cultivar Ventura chromosome 11, ASM990537v1, whole genome shotgun sequence DNA encoding:
- the LOC141695925 gene encoding uncharacterized protein LOC141695925; this translates as MYCFDKIISVVTCNTTFKRCANRSVATCGNKIEDGGHSTSPNRSNRSGKSGLNPGRKDEKFVSQGVGKDGKNIEDSNQNTDVEGSIRDGQVVFNHSGNGGFKDSAVLNTLYQNEGENSNNNDGVVDGLISDDGEVVCMNIQEGCGVVLTEDTKEVPVSVKQSVVNDAHVVFDKMPVQQIVDYLNNGLGGVILGVNKDFVSNLEGSKKQNDNIPVDNEVHGVDEMLIEK